The DNA segment TTCTGTCTTAGAAAAGCCCCAATTGGGGTTCACTCAACTGTTTAAAGTCATACCCTACAAAAGGGAGTATCGCTTCTGCCACGGGTTTTAGTTGCTTATCGATGTAGTGCTGGTAATCAATGGCACTTTCAAGATAGTCGATTGGCTCTGGGCCATTGATTGTAATCACATACTCAATACGGCCACGGTTTTGATATTGTAATGGCCTACCTAACTTGGCATTTTTCTCATCAGCAATGCGTGCCGCTCGAACTTGTGGTGGGATGTTCTTCTCGTACTCATGTAATTTACGTCGCAAGCGTTTTTGATAGACCAACTGATTGTCAAATTCACCCGCTTGAGTTCGCTCAACCATATCACGCACATAGTCTGACGGGTTATTTCCATGAAACACCATCATATACAGCTTTTGCTGAAAGGTTTGGGCAAGAGGCGTCCAGTCAGAACGTGCGCTCTCTAGTCCTTTAAAGACTATCTTTTCTTCTCCATTTCTATCAATTAGGCCTGCATAGCGTTTTTTAGAGCCCGTTTCAGAGCCCCGTATCGTTGGCATGAGAAACTTCTTGTAGTGGGTTTCATATTCAAGCTCCAAGAAGGACTCAATACCAAAATGTTGTTTGAGCTCTTGTTGCCACCACGCATTGATCTCTGTGACTAACTGCTGACCTATGATGTCGGCATCTTGCTGTGAATAGGCAGATTTCAAGGCAACAAAAGTCGAATCAGTATCACCATAGATGACCTGATACCCGCGCTCTTCGATCAACCGTTTGGTGGTTTTCATAATTTCATGTCCGCGCATGGTGATACTTGAGGCGAGACGAGTATCAAAGAATCGGCATCCCGACGAGCCTAATACGCCGTAGAAGGAGTTCATGATAATCTTTAGTGCTTGAGAAAACGCGGCTTCGTTGTTTTTCTTTGCTATATCTCGAGCACGCCAGATGTCCTCGACCATTTTAGGCAGGAAGTGCTTTTCTCGATGAAACTGTCCACCGCGAAAGCCTTCAATAGCGCTATTAGGTGAGCGACCTACCTCGAGTTTTAGTCCCTCAATCAGACCCAGGGGGTCAATCAAAAATGAGCGAATGATAGATGGGTATAGACTCTTATAGTCCAACACAAGAACGGAATCATAAAGGTTAGGTATTGAATCCATGACGTACCCCCCAGGTGACGCAATCCAGTCTTCGGGGTGCATATTCGGAGCAACGTAACCAGCGCGATGAAGTTGGGGCAGATAGAGGTTTGTAAATGCGGCCACAGAGCCGCCGATACGATCAAGCTCCAGGCCAGTTAACCGTGAACGTTCAATGGCAAAATCGAGCAAATGCGTATGTTCAAAAATACGATTGACCAATACACAGTCTTGCAGGTTGTATTTGGCAAGCGACAGCTTATCGTGACGAAACATATGGTTAATTTCTTCCATACGGTCGTGCACATTGTGAATGGCTTTGCCTTC comes from the Vibrio astriarenae genome and includes:
- a CDS encoding DNA polymerase II, which encodes MSIHHGFVLTRQARDKGQKTLIELWVTTDDGPMQIEVEGERPTFFISQHERHAAERLLNDNSIPFEMRPLALKNFAQVPLCACYFQTINQAQAATQLLAQGDIVTFEADIRLADRFLMERFIQGSIEFTGNRRSRAKHTQITQAQCRAGDYKPSLCVVSLDIECSEKGILYSIGLDCERDSRVIMVGKPQPCENTPIEWVNDEKALLIALCNWFDQFDPDIIVGWNVIDFDFRLLDRRAQWHKLPLKLGRGGRNAFFRSGSNQQGFISIPGRVVIDGIDMLKSATYHFRSWSLESVSQELLGEGKAIHNVHDRMEEINHMFRHDKLSLAKYNLQDCVLVNRIFEHTHLLDFAIERSRLTGLELDRIGGSVAAFTNLYLPQLHRAGYVAPNMHPEDWIASPGGYVMDSIPNLYDSVLVLDYKSLYPSIIRSFLIDPLGLIEGLKLEVGRSPNSAIEGFRGGQFHREKHFLPKMVEDIWRARDIAKKNNEAAFSQALKIIMNSFYGVLGSSGCRFFDTRLASSITMRGHEIMKTTKRLIEERGYQVIYGDTDSTFVALKSAYSQQDADIIGQQLVTEINAWWQQELKQHFGIESFLELEYETHYKKFLMPTIRGSETGSKKRYAGLIDRNGEEKIVFKGLESARSDWTPLAQTFQQKLYMMVFHGNNPSDYVRDMVERTQAGEFDNQLVYQKRLRRKLHEYEKNIPPQVRAARIADEKNAKLGRPLQYQNRGRIEYVITINGPEPIDYLESAIDYQHYIDKQLKPVAEAILPFVGYDFKQLSEPQLGLF